The nucleotide sequence CTCTTACTCGGTAACTTGGGTAGGTTCGAATTTACGGGTTTTGTCGTTACTCCGGTGCAGGGCCAGAATCTTCCCCCCAGCCTTTGGAACAAAGGTGCTCCGGGAGGAGAAAATCCGCAGCTGCCCATTCTCTCCGATCACGAAGAGAGGCAGAATAAAACCGTCGAAGCTGGCAGCCTTTTCGGGATCCCAATCTTCCTTGAGATGGATTTCCCGCACGACGGCTCCGGAATAAAACTCTTTTTCGATGAGATCGAAAGTCGCCTTGGAGTCGAAGAGGACATTCTGTTGGCGCTCGGCCGATCCGCCCCTCGCCTTCTCCGAATTCTCTCCGGTTGCCAAGTGATAGACGTGGGTCTTCCCGAGATGTTTCCCGAGAGCCAACTCGGCAAATGCATTAATCTCCGCATTTCCGGTTACGGCTAGGCCTCTCCCAATCTCCGAGAAATCGATCTCCTCCATAAATTCTGAGGAGTGAATGTTGCCCTGGTGCGCTTCCAGTCCGATGTTAATGGCCGATTCCGTGTGGCTCCCGTTCGAATCAATCAGGGCCACATGGATGCCATTCCTCTTCAAGGCCACGGCAATCATCCGAGCCCATGGATGGGCTCCGACGAGAATGAGCCCCTGCGGATTCGAAGAGCCGATCTGCACCTTGCGGGCATAGACAGAGGCAGCGATTCCGTAGAACAGCACCGTTCCAAGAATCACGAAAAGAACCTCGGCGAAGAGACGTTCGCCATCCGGGTCTCCTGTCTGACTCAATCGGAACGCAAAAACCGAAGCCAAGGCGGTGACCACGATCCCACGCGGAGCCATGAGCATCAGGAAAAAGCGTTCCTTCCAGATCAACTTCGTTCCGACCGTCGAAGCCACCACCGACAACGGTCGGACGATGAGAATCGAGGCGAGAAGGAAGAGCAAACTCGACCAACCGACCTGAAAGAGAGTATCCGGCTCGACTCGGGCACCGAGGACAATGAAGAGCCCGGAGATGAGAAGAATCTGAAGATTCTCCTTAAACTCGATGATGTGTTTGATGGGAAAAGTTCGCTGATTCGCCAAAATGATCCCCAGCAAGGTGACCGAGACCAATCCCGCTTCTTCCTGAAAAAGGTTAGAGACCGAATTCAAGGCGATGACCACGGTCAGCGTCACCGGAATATGAAGATAGTCCGGCAGCCAGCGGTGCCGCATGGCAAAGATGAGCACAAAGGCACCAACAATGGCGCCGACGATCCCCACGCCGAGAGTCACCAGAATCCCCGAGACAAAAGTACTCGTGGCCGAATCCAGCCCGCCGTGAAGAACCGTTTCGAGAATCAACACCGAGAGGATTGCCCCGACCGGATCGTTCAGGATCCCCTCCCACTTCACGACATGGCTCACACGCCCTCGAGGGCGAATTTGCCGTAGCATCGGCCCGATGACCGTCGGCCCGGTGATGACCAAAAGAGCTCCCAATAGAAGGGAGATCTCCAAAGAGAGCCCCAGAAGGAGCCAGGCAAAAAACGTCGACAGAAGCCAAGTCAGAAGCCCCCCGATCGATATCAGCCGGAGGATAATCGTTCCACTCTCTCGAAACTCCTTGAGGTTGAGAGACAGCCCTCCCTCAAAAAGAATGACGGCCACCGCAATCGAGGCGACGGGGAAGACTAAATCCCCAAAAAGCGCATCGGGATCCAGCAACCCTATCCCTGGTCCGGCGACTAGGCCAAACGTGAGCAACAGAAGAATCGAAGGAATCTGAAAACGCCACCCACACCACTGTGCGAAAGTGCCAAGAAAAATGACCCAGGTCAGGCCGATCAGGATCTCTTTATCCACAGGAAGAGGAGCCTTTCCGCTTTCCCGAAAATTGCAAGCCCTGTAGCAAGATCAATGAGACTAAACCTCGAGCCGCAAACCGTCATAGGCCAACTCGACCCCTTCCGGCAGATCCGCCCCCACCTGTTCGTAATCCACCGTGCAGGTCATGTGGGTCAGAAACGTCCGCTTCCCTCCGATAATATCAGCGGTCTCCACAGCCTTCTCAATCGTCATGTGCGAAGGATGTGGTCGCTGCCGCAGACCATCCAGAATAACGACCTCCGCCCCATTCGCCAGATCACGGGCTTCCTCCGGAACTTCAGAGCAATCCGTAAAATAGGCGATTCGGCGTCCCCCCCTCTCAAAAATCAATCCCAGGACCTCAATGGCTCCGTGAGGGAGTGGTGACGAATAAATTTTCCCATCCGGGATTTCCAGAACCTTGGGCATCTCCGTCAGCGAAAAGGCGGGGTATCCCTTCACCACTGCCTTCTCGCGGACCGCGTACGGAAAAATCGTCCGAACCCGGTCCAGACCCTCTTCCGTTCCGTAGACCGGCAAAGCCTCCCCATCGCGCATATCACAGTATCGCCGCAAATCATCCATTCCCAGAATATGGTCGGCGTGCCCATGGGTCAGAATGAAATAGTCGATCCCCGGAATCTCGTTCTCGATACACTGCAGGCGAAACTCCTGCCCGGCATCCACCTGAACCCGCGTTTCTCCCATCCGGACATGAATTGAGGAACGCGTCCGCCAGTTCCGGCGGTTCTCAAGGTCACAAAGCCCCTCCGGCTGCGCAATCATGGGAACCCCCTGTGAAGTTCCTGTTCCGAGAAAAACCAGTTCCATAGAACGGATTTGTAAAGACCTCTGGCAAGGATTGACGAGAGGATTCGATCATCCCTTTCTAATTCTCCTCCCCGACAAAGAACCCTAAGGCGAAGACTGCGCGTCAACTGTTCGACCTCAGCTCTCAATCGGGATTCCGACCGACCCGCCTCGTCCGGAAAATCGAAGCTCCTATTGTAGATAGGACCGATAGAAAATTCGCCCAAGCGCGGCTCTCGCCGGTTCTGAGTTGCACAATTGGGTTAAGAGATATTTTTTCCCCTACTTGACCTCGGCTCTCGCCTTGTCTTTGACTCAAAGGTCGATCCAATTATTGCGCATGAAAGAATCTGAACCGACATCCACCCCAAAGCACTCGCCGATGAACCCTCCCGGGGAACATCATCCGGACGGAGCTTTTGACGATCCGCTTCACGACTGGTGGCAGAAGAACGGTAAATCGCTGATTGCCGGGGCTGTGATCGTCATCGTCGGCACCGCAGCAGTTTTCGGCTTCCGCATTTATCGCCAATCCCAGGAGCAATCGATCCAGATTGCCTTCAATGAAGCAGTTAGCTCCGAGAGCCTCGAGAGTTTTGCTCAAGAGAATGCCGGGTATCCGCTTGGGGGAGTTGCAGCTCTGCAGACCGCCAACACCGCATTTGAGAACCAAGAATGGGACC is from Puniceicoccus vermicola and encodes:
- a CDS encoding cation:proton antiporter; its protein translation is MDKEILIGLTWVIFLGTFAQWCGWRFQIPSILLLLTFGLVAGPGIGLLDPDALFGDLVFPVASIAVAVILFEGGLSLNLKEFRESGTIILRLISIGGLLTWLLSTFFAWLLLGLSLEISLLLGALLVITGPTVIGPMLRQIRPRGRVSHVVKWEGILNDPVGAILSVLILETVLHGGLDSATSTFVSGILVTLGVGIVGAIVGAFVLIFAMRHRWLPDYLHIPVTLTVVIALNSVSNLFQEEAGLVSVTLLGIILANQRTFPIKHIIEFKENLQILLISGLFIVLGARVEPDTLFQVGWSSLLFLLASILIVRPLSVVASTVGTKLIWKERFFLMLMAPRGIVVTALASVFAFRLSQTGDPDGERLFAEVLFVILGTVLFYGIAASVYARKVQIGSSNPQGLILVGAHPWARMIAVALKRNGIHVALIDSNGSHTESAINIGLEAHQGNIHSSEFMEEIDFSEIGRGLAVTGNAEINAFAELALGKHLGKTHVYHLATGENSEKARGGSAERQQNVLFDSKATFDLIEKEFYSGAVVREIHLKEDWDPEKAASFDGFILPLFVIGENGQLRIFSSRSTFVPKAGGKILALHRSNDKTRKFEPTQVTE
- a CDS encoding MBL fold metallo-hydrolase, with protein sequence MELVFLGTGTSQGVPMIAQPEGLCDLENRRNWRTRSSIHVRMGETRVQVDAGQEFRLQCIENEIPGIDYFILTHGHADHILGMDDLRRYCDMRDGEALPVYGTEEGLDRVRTIFPYAVREKAVVKGYPAFSLTEMPKVLEIPDGKIYSSPLPHGAIEVLGLIFERGGRRIAYFTDCSEVPEEARDLANGAEVVILDGLRQRPHPSHMTIEKAVETADIIGGKRTFLTHMTCTVDYEQVGADLPEGVELAYDGLRLEV